A stretch of DNA from Cryptomeria japonica chromosome 4, Sugi_1.0, whole genome shotgun sequence:
agcggtccaagtcattcgccatgacttcctacttggtatatctgcttgcacggtttgtttcatacaaaggattgatatgcagaggtgaagtcgggaatgggcaaggacaattcaggaatCATGAGTGCTACCCGCagctgaacatgtatagaattgaagactataaaagagtgaatgatgtattcacaatatacatcacgcggatgctgcaaggcggaatccactgaagattgtccaaggaggcaacagagctaatagagaaatatggatcgtggtatattcagtttcccactttcacgtaccttaggattcatgggtttcaatccgaaccctacaggcttcctaggtattcTTCCGACAGAATGattttgttggaagtggtgagacagcttctagagtttgatgtcattcagagagagaagcataggacaggcataacattccctatttcagttgggaagatgtTGGAGGTTTTCCAGTCTGCCTTAGCCGCCAGCACTGCGAATgaagagcttgcattctatcgatttgcaaccttcaagaaaagagaaagattcgatcccgacaagaaagttggaaggatcaggggagagaagttcatccacaaggtagacatagaagattattgggccaacctgatggacgagcatgcagtgaagagacgaatgtggtccagaatgtcaatgGAATTCATGAGGAAGTGtagacttttcctcattcctgatcaggtgttagatgacagggatcatacgcatccacagtatgagaatgaaatgaagaaggcaatcttattgcctaattggtcagaatcaGAAGAGATTAATCAGAATGTACTGatgagaggtcttgagtttctcccgtacATGGGTAAATATTCAgttgaataagttagttgatatgggtgtttccttcacttatgaaaagatgaagccggaagagtctacttctgaagatgatcagaggactatcagtgatgtcaggattcatgcagacgaagagagtcaagctcctaagagaaggaaaaacacgctaggaggagtcaaggccagagggaagaagattgaggaggtgaagaagaagaaacaaaagattatcattcctccacctatcattccttcaccacctctcagtgtctcatcaattaaagaaattgaaataacagaacagaataaggaaacccaacaatgttccaacacagtgatagtACCAGAGAATATTCGGGAGTTACATGCCACAGGGGCATCTGCTCCACCAAATGAGAAAGATGATCAGTCGGGATCCCCTAcagtccttttggaggttagtttgggaaatgagatatatgatttgaccaagagcaatcctgatgatgatgatgatgatgttatctcggcattgagaggacttgatcaagatatgtgtctcgatgatggtatggagatggccgctattcctgattggctgatgagaagtatggaaaagagtaagaaaatgatagaggtacagcctgttgataacattgatgattacctaactaggagcaataaggagaaagaacccaagagagctgagattttgttgcacatagctagagatgagacaggaatgcggattgcacaggtcgttgttcctattggaggtgtgacagcggacattgctactcctatggatttctagattacttcagttgcccttggtcgtacatcaagagagcaagagtttcaggaggttggtgataaccttaagGCGATCAGCACAAggttagatagagaaattgaagaggaagagaagtacagagaagagaatattagacttagagagtatattgcagggataaggcgtgagaatcctacccttatttcccctattgtggTTGatcatggaatacattcacactatgagacagcaagagatacactctcggaggtggaaaaccagattgagagtgcaagaaaacaggcagatgatttccttactcagtttgtccaggcatatgataggacaacagggctcgtgtttagaatccagtatttggagggagtttgggaagaattccgacctattcaggagaagactattccacgcctcaaagctttgaagaagattcctaactCCACTTTGATCAACGAaagcattgtgcacagtggagacaaatacgatttccatggttggtattgttcattggccatgaagagatcaacttatgagaacgcccaattgagttgtatggagatggaaggattgattcaggacattcaaatgaagatccttgcctcaaatgaggaattattgggtgtcgATGTTaatgatgctagtggtttacacttagccaaattgagagacaagatgaaacttatgtatttttatcagttggactctttgaagaagagtcaaatagatgatttggtctctttgttgattcatgttcatagttcgcaaaagctcatgccagattggtagaacactttggacgcttgctcggattcattggacgtgattgatttgcagcaggataccttgcctagcatttccatagAGAAGTTAGATTcggtattggctagattcttggagtatgctaagagagagagatgcagggaggaatcttctagaagattccctatttgatgactaggtatctttttattgggccatatgttggtggcaccattttttatgcaaaccctaattagggcaattctagggttttgttggcatgatcttggccgttgatctcgtatcaatcttggccatccatttttgtaagagactctatatatacctccttgtctctcatttgtaagagaaagtttttgtagaattgttggtatatgctgcagctgtttgaatctaaatcattgttcaattgttggtgattttgctcttcaaatgttgtctttgcattcatggttctcaattcctccaagttagattaaaattttagattagaatttgttttcatgtttattagattgagtgaaagacttgttgaatatatttgtgtggaatccttaatccataccactggcctcttgccgctggtaagtgcgccttgtgtggttgACTAgagatttgagtaagcttaacttcaactattatgcgtcccttgacaagcatcaacttggatggtgtcaacgtttgatggtgatagtctgaaaatccttgagtataacttagacgattgcactaagcttgtgtcaatacctgtttgtgagacctcacctagtttgattccactaaatttgttcatcattttctacattcctaggcctagaatagacttcctgaaccctattccttttgcccatttttttagtaagaattaagccTGGAACTACATTGCTAAATCTTacgttgtcagcacacctattccgtaTATTCCATAatcgaagaagataatcctaacatttgcataagtccccaagtgaacacagcaattcacatcgaccattgagttacccactcgtcaagacctgacatgtagaaaccttggaatcattttagttgaccttacccttagcatctgaggtgattttgttcaagagagggtaaattactttggtattttattctaaaatgttatgtgcataaaacacacatcaacaggaggttagaacttgttgaatgtcaagaggggagaaggtttcccacaagtcacacccagaaacaggttaacacaacatatatgtgaaagaaagccacaaacatacacttacaatgaaggtaagaacacatacacaacatgcataagttgaagtaaggcaggaatgatgatttcaattcattataaggccaatggccaaacttacagttgcaaaaatgcaagataaatacaagtcttcaagagaagtgaaagagcatagaatagctcaagccaacagggagagaaccctttacaatgaggcttaatagcCTTTACATAGAAAATTGGTCACAGAGGAGAGACTATTGGTCAAGGAAGAGAAGCCTTACCCTTGTGTGTGCAGAGGAATGTCAGTCAAgtaagtgcagggaagtgcatgcacctgacatggtgtacatgcaagcaacccgaCCATACCTTGATAAGGCAATCCCAaaaagaaaagtacttctagaaggtggattgcctgacattccaaagtcagagcatgtagGCATGACATGAAGGTCaacaagtaaccataaataagcatgtcCTTGTACTCCACCTGATGGAAATCCtacaaaaatcattaaatgctcccctgtagctccacaaaagaaagtgtacaagtcgcaagagttggtggagcattaagagctttgagtgttgatcgcgccatccggaagtgttgcaagccaTCGGAAGTCGAAAATTGGAAACTTCGAGGTCACGGGATTCGAAAGTCCCAAGGTCAAGGAAAGACAAAGGCTTGGGAACTTGGGAACTTTGGGGGTCCGAAGTTACGGAgttctggggaagggaagacttagGAACTGAGGAACTTCGGAGTTCCGGTTATGGAGTTCCGGGGaagggaagacttaggaacttgggaacttcggggttctggAGTTACGGAGTTCCAGGGAAGAGACgacttgggaacttgggaactTTGGGGTTCCGGAGTTACAAGGAATGGAAGACTTAGGAACTTTGGAACTTCGGGAATCTGAAATTACGGGGTTCCAAGGAatggaagacttaggaacttgggaacttcgaGGTTCCAGAGTTACGGAGTTccgaggaagagaagacttgggaacttgggaaGTTCCGGAGTTACGGAGTTCCAAGGAatggaagacttaggaacttgagagcttcggggtttcggagttacggagttccggggaagagaagacttgggaaccttccttctgacaagacaacacttaaACACTTCACGCCTCCATtggttttctccttgatcaactgaggcagcgctggtccatggaacatatctctgatcggttctcattgatggaccaagggtgtcataaaatgacaacaatatcATTGCGCCTTAGACAAGCAAGTCTCCCATCCAAGACTACTGTACTATGAGCAACCTAGTTATTTAATATGACAATTAATGTAGCATGATAAGTAGTAATGTATGTTTCCCTTTGGGAATTGACAACCtacaaataggggacattacagttaaagagatgttaaagaagtttactatggagaattgtaaaccagTTACTACCCCTTTAACTGTTGGTTGTAAATTAAGCAAAGATGATACATCTCTAGATGTTGATCAGAAaaagtacagatctatgattggaggactattatatctaACTTCCTCTAAAACGGATATTATGCAAGCTGTATGTTTAGTTGCAAAATTTTAGGCTGATTCGAAGCAATCACATGAACAagcagtgaagaggatattcaagtaCTTGAAAGGGACTCAAGATTTTCGTCTTTGGTACAAGAAGCATGGAGATTTCATGTCGAaagcattgatgacaaaaaaagtactagtggtggtgtattCGTTTTGGAagatagattggtttcatggttaaGTAAAAAACAAGACTCAGTAtcattatctactatagaagcagAATACATTTTGGCAGCatcatcttgttgtactcaagttatgtggatgaagcagactcttaaagatatcaaactggtatatgatgaagctattcctattatgtgtgataataccaatGCTATAGGAaattcaaagaatctggtaatgcattcaagaactaaacatatctcaatcagatatcatttcataagagagaaaGTTGCAAAAAAGGAAGTCAAACTGGAATACATTTATACAAAAGAACAAATAACAaagattttcactaaggcattggcgaaagatacttttgagtatctccagaAGAAACTAGGGATAATTTCCCCGCCTTTCTCTAACTAGATGCATTATAGTGGTACATCTTTCCAAGGGGAGATTTCAATGCTTATCCTTTATCTCCTGGATTGATGTTGTTTAGCTCTCAGGGGGAGCAGTGGTATGTGTTGGTCAATACGTCATGCAAATCTCACAactactctctccccctttgtcattgatgtcaaagggggagagagttgttgtgagatttgTGGAGAGAGTTGTGAGATTTGTTCGAATattcaagtgttgtcatcaatgacaaatggggagattgttggaagtatgaacttgtatggttgtcattgatattTGACctagttatgtggatggattcTGATCCAAATATGCTCCTAGTTATTGCAgttgtgttttgtgttgcagatttAGTTTGGTATTCTAGTGTTGGTTGTGGTATTTTGATTTGGGTAGTTATTTTTGTTCTCTGGTGGTAAGTGTGTCTATCAAATTGGTCCAGAAACTCTTCGGTGACCTCCGGATATGTTGCGAATTGCGTTGTGGTTTAGTGGATGTGATTTTATGGCTCATGTAGTATTATCCATATGCTTCTATGGTGGATTCTTTGTTACGCAAGACAGCTTTGTTGTTTATGTTCGGAATATCCAGTTGTGTTATGGTTCGGTGTGTCCGTTTGGTTTATCTTGATTGGATCATATTCCTTTGGTCCGGATATGCATTGAAGGATGTATTAAGGAGTTGTTATGGGCCTCACCATGGCGTGTGAAGATCCGCATGAGATATTAGGCATCGGACGATGTTCTTTGGCCGACTGATTGCTATGTCTACACGTTATGTTTGGTaacgactttggaggatgtgttatcaTGTGCAGATCATTGGATTCGTCTTGGAAGAATGTATTCATTGTATTGTAATGTATTTGGGTTcgctctttctcttggagtggaccgctTTGAGCATTTTTGGtccaggtggcttattttgtgtaataatgtttattttgttcttGGCCGACCCTAAATTAAGTTTTCAATGATCTATCTCATATTTAAGGAGTATGGTTGGAGAATTTGTTATGATGGATTGAGTTTTAATTGATGAGAAGAGTATGTGAATGATGTGCAAGCAGATTTGAGATTGCAGAAGTGCAAAAGtcagagctttgaaggtgatatattcaatGAGATATTCAATGAGACAGTGGTGCTTatcagagatgtttgccatgatgttggtcgcttgatccaATTGTTCAAAGACAATTTCATGTTCAGGAGATCCTTCTCAGTTTTAGTTCTACTATTTCCTGTTGATGTAATacctaggtcggatcccttctaggacTGACCTAGGACGTGTATGTGACTAATTGGCCCTTGGCCTTAGTCACGCCTTATATGCAATAAACACAATGTAACTTGTCACGTGTGGGACTGACCCTATATTGGGCGCCAAACTTaagatattatattgtaattaaattGCTCTCCTTGAAGGCTGACCTAGGGTGTATTGGAAGGCTAAGGCACATATATATTCAAAGCATCCATCATGCATAACATACATTACATTACACAGCGATCTTACACCAGCAGTGATCAGCGAATATCAATCAAGGTCAGCAAACTTCATTCCAAGGGCAGCAAACTAATTCCAAGGGACAGCGAATCCATTCAGAGGCAACAAACACTCTGTTATCAGCGAATAGTGTTTATGATCTGTCTTTCTTGATCAACGAATAAGTACATTGTACTGTTGTGCCCTAGTTTGGTTTCATCTGTGCATATACTACTGTTCTAAATGCTTCCAAGTGTTGAAGCAAATTTGTAAAGACACCTActgattattgcataataagatctgagattattgctgggtttttcacctccaagagggaggttttcccaaggtatttttGGTGTTCCTTGTGTTCATTATTTTGATGCTCTGTTATTGCTATCAGTATCTATATCTAACAGTCTGATCTAAAATTAACATTTCCTTCGTTGCTGATTGACAGTGAGTCCTTCAACAGCAGATTATATCTTGCCCTAAAGCAGTGAATCTCAGCTGTGCAAGTCCTTGTATCTAACCCTAAGGCAATGTGCCTTAACCTTGCAAGTCCATCAGGTGTTGCTTCTCCTTAGcagtgagcctaaaacattgtaattattcatattcatattgtgagttaaattctcaccatggtttttcccagtttgggttttccacgtaaatttggtgttcatgtgttgatgattgaTATGTTGCTGCTATGTTATTTGATATTGTTTATAGTTAATCTGTTTTGAAGTTTCAGACTGATTTGCCCCCCTCTCTGTCATGTCGTATGTTCAACAGTTTCTTATGTGACAAACCTTCATGACGCAtgccattttcacaattttatcacttaAGGGTGAAATTATATCAGCCGTACCCAGCCATATTGTACCCACTAGAAAAAAAATTGTCATATTCCCCTACCAAAACCCCTTACCCATACCCACCCCCATAATGAAACCAGCAACTTAGGAATAGTGAGATGAAACGCACTAAGCAGTTTTATAAGGCAGTTCTGTAATCTAAATTCCATCAAAAGAGAATAAAAGGAGGCATTTCAGAACAGGATATGGGCATCACTAAATATATGATAGTAACAATCTCGATTCCTTTTCAGTTCAGAATTATCATTCATCTTAAATGCCATTTCTATCTTCTTCAAAAACAGGTTTCAAGAAGTAAGGTTCTagtcatagttgaaaaactcggactcggcaatgactcggcaagcccaaatttttttaaaaactcgggactcACCAAAACTCGGCAATACTCGgtaactttatcgaacatttgaaaatacatttttttaaaatatgttattcaaaaacacacatttacaccaaatttgtataacatatattgatttccatgatatataaatcaaagtcTGAGTTAAATACATAGCATAAACCTAAAACAAGTGCAACTTGTgaataagagttcaatacatatcaatgTATCATAGTGACATAGAGTTATAGACCACAAAACAACAACCTCTGAAATTttgattacatatcaagttcaagttttggtatcaatgaaaatgagaaATCATAAATTGCGCCTAGTACGACTAAAACTCAAAACAGATTGTTGTTGTTGGGGGGGTGGTGTTGAAGTAATGGCAACATCCTCAATAGGTGCCTCAATAGGTGCCTCTGCTGCATGATCAACCTCGCACTCCTCCTCGtcacgtgctgccacttccgcatcccattcctctcccGCCCTCTCCAACTCATCTagctgctcattagtaaggaatggatccaaatcattatcaacatcatcaggagcaACAACCCATTCTGCTaaatatggatcaatgtcatcagAGTCAAGTGCCTCATGTGAATCTTGCCCTTTCACCTTCTTCTCATGCAATCAAAGGTTGTACCGCACAcagacaagatcattcaagcgttgttgagtcaacctattgcgcttttttgtgtggatggcctcaaaaacactccagttgcgctcacaaccaaaagcactacaaggctgcgataatatgcggatggcaagcttttgaagattaggcgttgtggcaccataatcttcccaccacaaatctgcaaggataaaAAATGTCATTTATAACCTGCAAAGATTTtaataatcttaaagagagaagTAAATggcaaaataaaattaaacatatgttttttttacCTGGTTGTAGGGTGTCTCTCCTAtgtttgcaatcaggtgaagaaaacaatggccCTGTGGCCTTCTTATagctctgcaactcatcaagtatcaggtctcgaaggttctcatcatcaactaatctccgaaaGCATGTGTCGAGGCCAAATTTAACCTCTGCATCTACTCTGAAACTCGGGGAGTAGAAAAACTTGGGATTCAAGtagtaggcagcagcatgaatatgttggtggagttgatggttcaacctccgatcaattatgcaccatatgggttcatacttggtcttgtttgacccatacaagtgttgaatcgcctctttggccttatccatggcctcatatagataccccatggagttatgatccccatcaACCATTtgtagcaccctcaccaacggttccgacacctagatataaaaaaatttaacaaaatcaGCATATTGtaatttagaaaattaaataataaatcatcaattaaagttgcaaaacttacattgatgatctcgtccaccatcttggcaaaattagaattaaaaatggcaaccacaaccttctctgcttcaggcttcgtagcataaggactccccaaccatctttcactcacgaacatccgcttcaAGTTGGGCAATGCAGCTAGTATGCtttgcaaggtgaggaaattggtagcaaagtgTGTGACCCCCGATCGCACAACATCCTTACCATCAGTGTGCTCTCTCGtaagattcaggacccatgtgtgattgtagatgtatttggtgatattccttccatcttcaaccactttcttcacccaacttagtttccctatgtcttcaaggagcaagtcaagacaatgggcagcacaagggctccaaaataatgtcggatgcctagccattagaagtttgccgactgccacatatgcagctgcattatcagtcacaacctggatgacattctgcactcccacatccatcaccacctcatccaacatgttgcacaaggtctctgcattcttcacttcattagaggcatcaattgattttaaaaatactaactgtccCCCTAAAGCAACTAGAAAGTTAatgagtgtcctattcctaccatccgtccacccatcagaaagaatggtgcagccattcttttcccaaatactcctttgctcttccactaatgcatgaatgttttggacctcatcctgcaataacggCCCACTCATCTCATAACAACTTGGGGACTTGAACCCCTTACTTGCAACAGTCAATGCGGTGATCAAATGGTCCCAATATGGACTAGAAACAACATTGAACAGAATATCATTGTAGATCCAAAATCTAGCACATGCCACCTTTGTCTGTcggtgagcctctttattccatgcagtgccttgcaatccaggttgtgcaccaggagtgttacgtggaacAAAGTAGTTTTCCATATGGCTGCCCACACTTCCCGTTCCTCGTATCCATGGCCCAAAGGAAGAACTTGATGCCCCCACATCTGTATCAGTATGTGACCCTATagaactcaaatctgcccttggggttgc
This window harbors:
- the LOC131065524 gene encoding uncharacterized protein LOC131065524 encodes the protein MSAKCRAIKCQLNRKLQHKISLISPIEKGYYKAYDQRKATKKRTAEAMATPRADLSSIGSHTDTDVGASSSSFGPWIRGTGSVGSHMENYFVPRNTPGAQPGLQGTAWNKEAHRQTKVACARFWIYNDILFNVVSSPYWDHLITALTVASKGFKSPSCYEMSGPLLQDEVQNIHALVEEQRSIWEKNGCTILSDGWTDGRNRTLINFLVALGGQLVFLKSIDASNEVKNAETLCNMLDEVVMDVGVQNVIQVVTDNAAAYVAVGKLLMARHPTLFWSPCAAHCLDLLLEDIGKLSWVKKVVEDGRNITKYIYNHTWVLNLTREHTDGKDVVRSGVTHFATNFLTLQSILAALPNLKRMFVSERWLGSPYATKPEAEKVVVAIFNSNFAKMVDEIINVSFATLIDDLLFNFLNYNMLILLNFFISRCRNRW